A part of Gossypium hirsutum isolate 1008001.06 chromosome A07, Gossypium_hirsutum_v2.1, whole genome shotgun sequence genomic DNA contains:
- the LOC107952738 gene encoding xyloglucan galactosyltransferase MUR3, translating into MRRRPVTLGPLEAMEKGSPKNQQTRLCFLASLSAFFWILLLYFHFVVLGSSPTVEESITLQPVKLESPLVNVESVPSSVTDTRVEKEKLSPVKPVQDTAGEKVVPYPFMRALRTVENKSDPCGGRYIYVHKLPPRFNEDMLKECRSLSLWTNMCKFTSNKGLGPPLENVEGVFENTGWYATNQFAVDVIFSNRMKQYECLTNDSSIAAAIFVPFYAGFDIARYLWGYNISTRDAASLDLVDWLMKRPEWGIMGGKDHFLVAGRITWDFRRLSDEESDWGNKLLFLPAARNMSMLVVESSPWNANDFGIPYPTYFHPAKDEEVFVWQDRMRNLERKWLFSFAGAPRPGNPKSIRGQIIDQCRNSKVCKLLECDFGESKCHSPSSIMQMFQSSLFCLQPQGDSYTRRSAFDSMLAGCIPVFFHPGSAYTQYTWHLPKNFTTYSVFIPEDDIRKRNVSIEERLSQISPEQVKIMRETVINLIPRLIYADPRSKLETLQDAFDVAVQAVIDKVTRLRRNIIQGRTEYDNFVEENSWKYDLLDEGQREVGAHEWDPFFSKPKDEQRDQSAEAAKNSWKNEQREQ; encoded by the coding sequence ATGAGACGCCGCCCAGTGACGCTGGGTCCTTTAGAAGCGATGGAGAAGGGTTCCCCTAAGAATCAACAAACTCGGCTCTGTTTCTTAGCCTCTTTATCAGCCTTTTTCTGGATTTTGCTTTTGTATTTCCATTTTGTAGTTCTAGGAAGTAGCCCTACAGTTGAGGAGTCGATTACATTACAACCAGTCAAATTAGAATCTCCTTTGGTTAATGTTGAGTCCGTTCCTTCTTCGGTGACCGATACCCGTGTAGAGAAGGAGAAGCTTTCTCCTGTGAAACCTGTTCAGGATACAGCTGGTGAAAAGGTGGTGCCTTACCCGTTTATGAGAGCTTTGAGGACGGTGGAAAATAAGAGCGATCCATGTGGTGGAAGGTATATTTATGTGCATAAACTTCCTCCAAGGTTTAACGAGGATATGCTTAAGGAGTGTAGGAGTTTGAGCCTTTGGACTAATATGTGTAAATTTACTAGTAATAAAGGGCTTGGTCCCCCACTTGAGAATGTTGAAGGGGTGTTTGAGAATACCGGGTGGTATGCCACGAATCAGTTTGCGGTGGATGTGATATTCAGTAATCGTATGAAGCAGTATGAGTGCTTGACCAATGATTCCTCGATCGCAGCCGCAATATTTGTACCATTTTATGCTGGCTTTGATATTGCAAGGTATCTTTGGGGATATAATATCTCAACAAGGGATGCTGCTTCACTAGATTTGGTTGATTGGCTGATGAAGAGGCCTGAGTGGGGTATAATGGGAGGGAAGGATCATTTTCTCGTGGCTGGTAGAATTACCTGGGATTTCAGGAGATTGAGTGATGAAGAATCTGATTGGGGTAATAAGCTTCTGTTTCTACCTGCTGCAAGGAATATGTCAATGCTTGTTGTTGAGTCAAGCCCTTGGAATGCAAATGATTTTGGGATTCCATATCCAACCTACTTCCATCCTGCGAAGGATGAGGAAGTGTTTGTCTGGCAAGATCGGATGAGAAATTTGGAGAGGAAGTGGCTATTCTCTTTTGCAGGTGCACCTCGTCCTGGCAATCCAAAGTCAATAAGGGGGCAGATTATCGATCAGTGTAGGAATTCAAAGGTGTGCAAGTTGTTGGAATGTGATTTTGGGGAGAGCAAATGTCATTCACCAAGCAGCATAATGCAGATGTTCCAGAGCTCCCTCTTCTGCCTACAACCTCAAGGAGATTCATATACGAGGCGATCTGCTTTTGACTCAATGTTGGCTGGTTGTATTCCTGTCTTCTTCCATCCGGGCTCGGCATACACACAGTACACTTGGCATCTTCCCAAAAATTTTACCACCTATTCAGTGTTCATCCCAGAAGATGATATCCGTAAAAGGAATGTTAGCATAGAGGAGAGGCTCAGTCAAATTTCTCCTGAGCAAGTGAAGATCATGAGAGAGACAGTCATAAATCTCATTCCTAGGCTGATATATGCAGATCCTCGCTCTAAACTGGAGACTCTTCAAGATGCTTTTGATGTCGCCGTACAGGCAGTCATTGACAAAGTAACAAGGTTGAGGAGGAACATTATCCAAGGTCGTACTGAATATGATAACTTTGTGGAAGAAAATAGTTGGAAATATGACTTGTTAGATGAAGGACAGCGAGAGGTTGGAGCTCATGAATGGGATCCTTTCTTCTCAAAACCAAAGGATGAGCAGAGAGATCAATCTGCAGAAGCTGCGAAAAATTCTTGGAAGAATGAGCAGAGAGAGCAATGA
- the LOC121232331 gene encoding subtilisin-like protease SBT1.2: protein MFELSSSPSNTPPLPSSPSNYLCLYFSMEPKLHLFFSALCFYLVSAYGNTLRTYIVQLHPHGVTSSLFPTKFLWHLSFLDQTLSSEEYSSSRLLYSYGSAMEGFAALLTETEIELLRGLPDVVAVRPDQLLQLQTTYSYKFLGLSSTTDGAWVKSEFGRGTIIGVLDTGVWPESPSFADQGMPPVPKRWKGMCQEGQNFKATSCNRKLIGARFFIKGHHVSSVPPSENMVDEYISPRDSSGHGTHTSSTAGGVSVPMASVLGNGAGVARGMAPGAHIAVYKVCWFNGCYSSDILAAIDVAIVDGVDVLSLSLGGFPLPLFDDSIAIGSFRAVEQGISVICAAGNNGPIQSSVANIAPWIATIGASTLDRKFPAIVRMGNGEYVYGESLFPGKILPIAEKELELVYVTGGNSGSEFCFRGSLPKEKVRGKMVVCDRGVNGRAEKGVAVKEAGGAAMILANTEINLEEDSVDAHVLPATEIGYAEAVRLKTYMNTTSHPRARIVFGGTVIGRSRAPEVAQFSARGPNLYDSTILKPDVIAPGVNIIAAWPQNLGPTGLPEDTRRVNFTVMSGTSMACPHVSGIAALIHSAHQGWTPAAIKSAIMTSADASDHRGKPIMDGSKPAAVFAIGAGHVNPNRAIDPGLIYDIKPDEYVIHLCTLGYTRSEIFTITHRNVSCSEMLKMNRGFSLNYPSISVAFKHGVKSKMITRRLTNVGNPNSVYSVQVKPPEGVKVRVKPRRLIFKHINQSLSYRIWVISRKKTQTKKISYAEGQLTWMNARNSFHRVRSPISVTWK from the coding sequence ATGTTTGAACTCTCTTCTTCCCCTTCAAATACCCCCCCACTTCCATCCTCACCTTCCAACTATCTTTGTCTCTACTTCTCTATGGAACCCAAATTGCACCTTTTCTTTTCAGCTCTTTGCTTCTACTTGGTTTCTGCATATGGAAACACTCTTCGCACTTACATTGTTCAGTTGCACCCACATGGTGTAACCAGTTCTTTGTTTCCTACTAAGTTTCTTTGGCATCTCTCATTTCTTGATCAAACTCTTTCCTCCGAGGAATACTCTTCGTCTCGTCTTCTCTACTCTTATGGTTCTGCCATGGAAGGGTTTGCAGCTCTGTTGACTGAAACCGAGATAGAGTTATTGCGAGGTTTGCCTGATGTTGTTGCAGTCAGACCTGACCAGCTGCTTCAGCTTCAAACTACTTACTCTTACAAGTTCTTGGGACTTAGTTCCACTACAGATGGTGCTTGGGTTAAATCCGAATTCGGTCGTGGAACGATTATTGGGGTGCTTGACACAGGTGTTTGGCCCGAGAGTCCTAGTTTCGCTGACCAGGGAATGCCACCGGTTCCCAAAAGATGGAAAGGGATGTGCCAAGAAGGGCAAAACTTCAAGGCCACGAGTTGCAACCGTAAACTCATCGGCGCTAGGTTCTTTATAAAAGGTCATCATGTTTCCTCAGTGCCACCATCAGAAAACATGGTTGATGAGTACATATCACCCAGGGATTCCTCTGGGCATGGAACTCATACATCATCCACAGCTGGAGGAGTTTCTGTTCCAATGGCAAGCGTGCTTGGTAATGGTGCCGGTGTGGCCCGTGGAATGGCACCTGGAGCCCACATTGCAGTGTACAAAGTCTGCTGGTTCAATGGCTGTTACAGCTCCGATATTCTAGCTGCAATTGATGTTGCAATTGTGGATGGAGTTGATGTGCTTTCACTCTCTCTAGGTGGCTTCCCATTGCCACTTTTTGATGATAGCATAGCCATTGGCAGTTTCCGAGCAGTCGAGCAAGGCATATCAGTGATTTGTGCTGCAGGGAACAATGGGCCAATTCAAAGTTCAGTTGCCAATATAGCTCCTTGGATTGCTACTATTGGTGCTAGCACACTCGATCGGAAGTTTCCAGCTATAGTTCGGATGGGCAATGGAGAATATGTTTATGGCGAGTCTTTGTTCCCTGGGAAGATTTTACCGATTGCCGAAAAGGAACTTGAACTGGTCTATGTCACTGGTGGGAACAGTGGAAGTGAATTTTGCTTTAGAGGGTCTCTTCCAAAAGAAAaagttagaggcaaaatggttGTTTGTGACAGAGGTGTGAATGGAAGAGCAGAAAAAGGTGTAGCTGTCAAAGAAGCTGGTGGTGCTGCCATGATATTAGCCAATACAGAGATAAACCTCGAGGAAGACTCGGTTGATGCTCATGTCTTACCGGCAACAGAGATCGGTTATGCAGAGGCAGTACGTCTAAAAACTTACATGAACACCACCAGTCATCCTAGAGCTAGAATCGTATTCGGTGGAACTGTCATAGGAAGGTCGCGAGCACCGGAAGTAGCACAATTTTCAGCCAGAGGACCCAATCTATATGATTCTACAATCCTCAAACCAGATGTGATTGCTCCAGGGGTTAATATCATTGCTGCTTGGCCTCAAAACTTAGGTCCCACTGGCCTTCCAGAAGATACTAGAAGAGTTAATTTCACTGTCATGTCGGGTACTTCCATGGCATGCCCTCATGTTAGTGGAATTGCAGCTTTGATTCACTCAGCTCACCAAGGGTGGACCCCAGCAGCCATTAAATCTGCAATAATGACATCTGCTGATGCAAGTGACCATAGGGGAAAACCAATTATGGATGGAAGCAAACCAGCAGCTGTTTTTGCCATTGGAGCAGGACATGTAAACCCTAATAGAGCCATTGACCCTGGATTGATCTATGATATCAAGCCAGATGAGTATGTCATTCATCTTTGCACCCTCGGATACACAAGATCAGAAATCTTTACAATCACACACAGGAATGTCAGTTGCAGTGAAATGTTAAAGATGAACAGGGGTTTCAGCCTCAACTACCCCTCTATTTCTGTAGCTTTCAAGCATGGGGTGAAGAGTAAGATGATCACAAGGAGACTAACAAATGTGGGGAATCCTAATTCTGTGTATTCAGTGCAAGTGAAGCCTCCTGAGGGAGTCAAAGTGAGGGTCAAACCTAGAAGGCTAATATTCAAGCATATCAATCAAAGTTTGAGTTACAGAATATGGGTAATATCAAGGAAGAAAACTCAAACAAAGAAGATAAGCTATGCAGAAGGGCAGTTGACATGGATGAATGCTCGCAATAGCTTCCACAGGGTTCGAAGCCCGATTTCAGTCACTTGGAAGTAG
- the LOC121232332 gene encoding photosystem II reaction center PSB28 protein, chloroplastic: MATLQSLALASPVSHSSLNQPRSLSGMPSWVAHRSANSQFNGQSLQVAQSRISPTRWNSKRCSPIVMMVKPKIQFIQGTDEQTIPDVRLTKSRDGTNGMAIFRFDQPSVFDSSSEVGDITGFYMIDEEGVLQSVDVNAKFVNGKPAGIEAKYIMRTPREWDRFMRFMERYSNENGLQFIKK; this comes from the exons ATGGCAACTCTTCAGTCTCTGGCTTTGGCCTCTCCTGTCTCTCACTCTTCCCTCAACCAACCACGCTCTCTCTCTG GAATGCCATCTTGGGTTGCTCACCGGAGCGCCAATTCACAATTCAATGGGCAATCTTTACAAGTGGCTCAATCGCGAATATCACCTACAAGATGGAACTCTAAGAGATGCAGCCCCATAGTAATgatggttaaaccaaaaattcaattcattcaaGGAACTGATGAGCAGACAATACCAGATGTAAGGTTAACAAAGTCCAGAGATGGTACAAATGGTATGGCTATATTCAGATTCGACCAACCGTCCGTGTTTGATTCATCTAGTGAAGTTGGTGACATCACTGGATTCTACATGATTGATGAGGAAGGAGTTCTTCAGTCGGTTGATGTGAATGCCAAATTTGTGAATGGGAAGCCTGCAGGGATTGAAGCAAAGTACATAATGCGAACACCACGGGAGTGGGATAGGTTCATGAGATTCATGGAGCGATATTCTAATGAAAACGGCTTGCAGTTCATAAAAAAATGA